From a single Methanofollis sp. W23 genomic region:
- a CDS encoding DUF1786 domain-containing protein, producing MVDRRVLAIDVGRGTQDVLLYDPEAPVENSVKLVLPSPTVVVGNAVREAARSGRSVHLEGACMGGGGSVLAVKEALAAGVKVTATPEAALTVHDNPARVAALGVEVADEAPEGAVTVRTGDYMARELQTALALFGVSYPERVAIAVQDHGFSPEVSNRVFRFSVFRKLLEEGDWDLFSLVPDPPHPAMSRMQAVLSAAPEALVTDTGAVAAIGALLDPWVAAQANADGVTLVNVGNGHTLAFTLRGTEVQGLFEHHTSSLDPARLTHFLGKLQDGTLTNEEVFEDGGHGAAVREAIGETPVAVTGPNRARLLPDAYQAAPYGDMMLTGCFGLLEVWRRRRGGL from the coding sequence ATGGTTGATAGGAGGGTGCTTGCCATCGATGTCGGGCGGGGGACGCAGGACGTCCTCCTGTACGACCCCGAGGCGCCAGTCGAGAACTCGGTGAAACTCGTCCTCCCGTCCCCGACGGTCGTCGTCGGCAATGCCGTGCGCGAGGCCGCCCGGTCAGGCCGCTCGGTCCACCTGGAAGGGGCGTGCATGGGCGGGGGCGGAAGCGTGCTCGCGGTGAAGGAGGCCCTGGCCGCCGGTGTGAAGGTGACGGCCACGCCTGAGGCGGCCCTGACGGTCCATGACAACCCGGCACGGGTGGCGGCCCTCGGGGTCGAGGTCGCCGACGAGGCGCCTGAGGGTGCGGTCACGGTGCGGACCGGGGACTATATGGCCCGCGAGTTGCAGACCGCCCTCGCGCTCTTCGGCGTCTCATACCCTGAGCGGGTGGCGATCGCCGTCCAGGACCACGGGTTCTCGCCTGAGGTCTCGAACCGGGTCTTCAGGTTCTCGGTCTTCCGGAAACTCCTGGAAGAAGGAGACTGGGACCTCTTCTCCCTTGTCCCCGATCCCCCGCACCCGGCGATGAGCAGGATGCAGGCCGTGCTCTCGGCGGCGCCTGAGGCACTGGTCACCGACACCGGGGCAGTGGCGGCGATCGGCGCCCTCCTCGACCCCTGGGTCGCGGCGCAGGCGAACGCCGACGGCGTGACCCTGGTCAATGTCGGCAATGGCCACACCCTGGCCTTCACCCTGCGGGGCACCGAGGTGCAGGGGCTCTTCGAGCACCACACCTCCTCGCTCGATCCTGCACGGCTCACCCATTTCCTCGGGAAACTGCAGGACGGCACCCTCACCAACGAGGAGGTCTTCGAGGACGGCGGGCATGGGGCGGCGGTGCGGGAAGCGATCGGCGAGACCCCGGTCGCGGTCACCGGCCCGAACCGCGCCCGTCTTCTCCCTGACGCCTACCAGGCGGCGCCCTATGGGGACATGATGCTCACCGGGTGCTTTGGGCTGCTCGAGGTCTGGCGGCGGCGCCGGGGCGGGCTCTGA
- a CDS encoding Coenzyme F420 hydrogenase/dehydrogenase, beta subunit C-terminal domain: MAEKNYRDLEREVWEKGLCTRCGACTAVCPADAFTFPPGSPAHPEPPRYCKMEADEVPCGSCYLACPKVGEQVRPADLLGDYRAAVTAKATFAIPGRQSGGAVTALLVNALQKGLVDAVVTVAQDPWTKKPQSVVITETEALVAQAGSRYNWWVPLLAALKEAVVVRKYRRVAVVALPCAAAALARIRTSGLDLHAPYARAVRLVVGLFCTETFDYEQLMEGKIRGELGIEPWEIERMDVRGSLRVTAGEQTFELRLDALEACIPEGCRHCTDFAAWSADISAGAVGSPEGYTTLLVRTSAGQGFFEGAVNAGLIEVGGKVDLARVEALAKKKMERG; encoded by the coding sequence ATGGCTGAAAAAAATTACCGGGATCTGGAACGCGAGGTCTGGGAGAAGGGGCTCTGCACCAGGTGCGGGGCCTGCACGGCGGTCTGCCCGGCCGACGCCTTCACCTTCCCGCCGGGGTCGCCAGCCCACCCTGAACCCCCAAGATATTGCAAGATGGAGGCCGACGAGGTGCCGTGCGGGTCGTGTTATCTGGCATGCCCGAAGGTCGGGGAGCAGGTGCGGCCCGCCGATCTGCTCGGCGACTACCGTGCGGCGGTGACGGCGAAGGCGACTTTTGCGATCCCTGGAAGACAGAGCGGCGGGGCGGTGACCGCGCTCCTGGTTAATGCTCTCCAGAAGGGGTTGGTCGACGCCGTGGTCACGGTCGCCCAGGACCCCTGGACGAAGAAGCCGCAGTCGGTGGTGATCACGGAGACCGAGGCGCTCGTCGCCCAGGCAGGGAGCAGGTACAACTGGTGGGTGCCGCTGCTTGCGGCGCTCAAGGAGGCGGTGGTCGTCCGCAAGTACAGGCGGGTCGCGGTCGTCGCCCTGCCGTGTGCGGCGGCGGCCCTCGCACGGATCCGCACGAGCGGGCTCGACCTCCATGCCCCCTATGCCAGGGCGGTCCGCCTGGTGGTCGGGCTCTTCTGCACCGAGACCTTCGACTACGAGCAGTTGATGGAGGGCAAGATCAGGGGCGAACTCGGGATCGAGCCCTGGGAGATCGAGAGGATGGACGTGCGGGGGAGCCTCAGGGTGACGGCCGGCGAGCAGACTTTCGAACTCCGGCTCGACGCACTCGAGGCCTGCATCCCTGAGGGGTGCCGGCACTGCACCGACTTTGCGGCATGGAGTGCCGACATTTCGGCGGGAGCGGTGGGAAGTCCCGAGGGCTATACCACCCTGCTCGTCAGGACCTCGGCGGGCCAGGGCTTCTTCGAGGGGGCGGTGAACGCCGGGCTTATCGAGGTGGGCGGCAAGGTCGACCTCGCACGCGTGGAGGCGCTGGCGAAGAAGAAGATGGAGCGGGGGTAA
- a CDS encoding zinc ribbon domain-containing protein produces MNRHRVTSRGLMMEAYNGPFCQSCGMPMKSPDVHGTEADGTPSADYCTYCYQQGSFVDPSITMEEMAEFCAKAMAEMEIISYQEAKNLMDSFLPMLKRWRM; encoded by the coding sequence ATGAATCGTCACCGGGTCACGTCACGAGGTCTGATGATGGAAGCATACAATGGTCCATTCTGCCAGAGCTGCGGAATGCCGATGAAGAGTCCCGACGTTCATGGGACTGAAGCGGACGGGACGCCCTCCGCCGACTACTGCACCTACTGCTACCAGCAGGGGTCATTTGTCGACCCTTCGATCACAATGGAGGAGATGGCCGAGTTCTGTGCAAAAGCGATGGCGGAGATGGAGATCATCTCCTATCAGGAAGCAAAAAACCTGATGGATTCATTTCTGCCGATGCTCAAACGCTGGAGGATGTGA
- the nrdD gene encoding anaerobic ribonucleoside-triphosphate reductase, whose protein sequence is MDRQSKQATLDGVFVPPLPKVRSTEGHIFEWDRAKIVAQIENETRLVEHFYGYAPATKEQAEEIARVVEERIRNLGLHFLSGALIREIVNMVFLEKGMVEYRNVCTRVGTPVYDAHLIDVGRGFEAHDNANLQENAETSHKKKADKISKEQYLLQLPPELADRHLAGDLHVHDLEYFGTRPFCLDGSTVVPFRAAGRHQTMRLDEVPFDGDEYLPDDLAVLTPQGYRTVQKVTRRQVEEGELLQISTATGKSLLATREHRVPVQAEGGMQITKAGEVREGALLYGLSTTPALRGTPVDTIDLVKELFLSVPLAYLENVVVRGARPIFERLSAIEGSFTAVSRALGIEHHKEWFTRGTMPLVVFSALCEYYEITDYGDLRIGVAGSERDLPAVLPVTPALCRLLGGFVAGGGYEVVPGSSYGLVVTETGRSDAVLADVRGALSDERAALARQTEAMRVRFGGKLEWLLFRYVFAVPEEAEKKHLPWLVWHLDDAHLREFLSALFTAGGTVSGGAVTYTTPSATTRQDLSLLLSALGMHPQVVGTSSPFSLRLDRAGDLRTFATWVRFLDEKQEQFEAGGAAVHEAGAFSREEVVSSTAAVPSGEYVYDLFLEGDGSEESHTFYASDGLLIHNCQDWDLRYFFYYGLMPDGNGTKASVAGPARRAEVAVLHAVKALGSAQTNFAGGQGYYNFLTFLSPYFEGMDYGEMKQLMQMFVYEMTQMMVARGGQLVFSSVQLSPGVPTLWRDKPCVYKGKVWDGRQAPLRTYGEFEREVRLLFKAMMEVMLEGDYWGKPFSFPKPEISIEPDFMEEDEEFNRTHPDLPSYQDLYLLTFELASKFGTPYYDNQLPPYRGAGKGISCYQCCAYQFSSTFEKDDHFEEKLYFKDGSHFSMGSWEVVSVNCPRAAYKAEGDDERLFAELRALMDVAVEVFKVKRRWMETIRTNGRMPFAMQRPKDPQTGERGAVAVDLESLVYTIGVVGVNEMVQYHTGHQLHESKDAFKMAVRAMTEMELYAKTLSEKNGMTIALARTPAETTGQRFAVADMLDDEFREAALGVMQGDPEAAVADCGTTRDLPVYYTNGTHVSPGADVPLTKRMEVEHVFFPIVDGGNIFHIWLGEARPDPRGLYDMAMNLCKKTQIGYFAFTRDLTVSLKRFKEYRGDPKVRGKLEA, encoded by the coding sequence GTGGACCGGCAGAGCAAACAGGCGACGCTTGACGGTGTCTTCGTCCCGCCCCTGCCCAAGGTCCGCTCCACCGAGGGGCACATCTTCGAATGGGACCGCGCCAAGATCGTCGCCCAGATCGAGAACGAGACCAGACTTGTCGAGCACTTCTACGGGTATGCGCCGGCGACGAAGGAGCAGGCCGAGGAGATCGCACGGGTCGTCGAGGAGCGGATCAGGAACCTTGGTCTGCACTTCCTCTCCGGGGCGCTGATCCGCGAGATCGTCAACATGGTCTTCCTGGAGAAGGGGATGGTCGAGTACAGGAACGTCTGCACCAGGGTCGGCACCCCGGTCTACGACGCCCATCTCATCGACGTCGGCCGGGGGTTCGAGGCCCATGACAACGCCAACCTCCAGGAGAACGCCGAGACTTCGCACAAGAAGAAGGCCGACAAGATCTCCAAGGAGCAGTACCTCCTCCAGCTCCCGCCTGAACTCGCCGACCGCCACCTGGCCGGCGACCTCCATGTCCATGACCTGGAATATTTCGGGACGCGTCCGTTCTGTCTTGACGGGAGCACGGTCGTGCCGTTCCGCGCGGCCGGACGGCACCAGACGATGCGACTCGACGAGGTGCCCTTCGACGGCGACGAATATCTCCCTGACGACCTGGCCGTCCTCACCCCGCAGGGCTACCGGACGGTGCAGAAGGTCACCAGGCGCCAGGTCGAAGAGGGCGAGTTGCTCCAGATCTCCACGGCGACCGGGAAGAGTCTCCTTGCCACCCGTGAACACCGGGTCCCTGTCCAGGCCGAGGGAGGCATGCAGATCACGAAGGCCGGTGAGGTCAGGGAGGGCGCCCTCCTCTACGGGCTCAGCACAACCCCTGCACTCCGCGGCACGCCGGTGGACACGATCGACCTGGTCAAAGAACTCTTTCTCTCGGTCCCGCTTGCGTACCTGGAGAATGTGGTGGTGCGGGGGGCTCGCCCGATCTTCGAGCGGCTCTCCGCGATCGAGGGGAGTTTCACCGCCGTCTCGCGGGCCCTCGGCATCGAGCACCACAAGGAATGGTTCACCCGCGGGACCATGCCGCTCGTGGTCTTCAGCGCCCTCTGCGAGTATTACGAGATCACCGACTACGGCGACCTCAGGATCGGGGTCGCGGGCAGCGAGCGCGACCTCCCGGCGGTCCTGCCGGTCACTCCGGCCCTCTGCCGTCTTCTCGGTGGCTTTGTCGCGGGCGGGGGCTACGAGGTCGTCCCAGGAAGTTCGTACGGCCTGGTCGTCACGGAAACCGGTCGGTCTGATGCGGTCCTTGCCGATGTCAGGGGCGCTCTCTCTGACGAGAGGGCCGCCCTCGCAAGGCAGACCGAGGCGATGCGGGTCCGTTTCGGTGGGAAACTGGAGTGGCTCCTCTTCAGGTACGTCTTTGCCGTCCCTGAGGAAGCAGAGAAGAAGCATCTCCCCTGGCTTGTCTGGCACCTCGACGACGCCCACCTCAGGGAGTTCCTCTCGGCCCTCTTCACCGCCGGCGGCACCGTCTCTGGCGGCGCCGTCACCTACACCACCCCCTCGGCCACCACCAGGCAGGACCTCTCCCTCCTCCTCTCGGCACTTGGCATGCACCCGCAGGTCGTCGGGACCTCCTCGCCCTTCAGTCTCAGGCTTGACAGGGCCGGGGATCTCAGGACCTTTGCGACGTGGGTCAGGTTCCTCGACGAGAAGCAGGAGCAGTTCGAGGCCGGCGGTGCGGCGGTGCACGAGGCCGGGGCTTTCTCTCGCGAGGAAGTCGTCTCCTCGACTGCGGCCGTCCCCTCGGGGGAGTATGTCTATGACCTCTTCCTGGAGGGCGACGGCTCAGAGGAGAGCCACACCTTCTATGCCTCAGATGGTCTGCTCATTCACAACTGCCAGGACTGGGACCTCCGCTATTTCTTCTACTACGGGCTGATGCCTGACGGCAACGGCACGAAGGCCTCGGTCGCCGGCCCGGCCAGACGCGCCGAAGTCGCGGTCCTCCATGCGGTCAAGGCCCTCGGGAGCGCCCAGACCAACTTCGCAGGCGGGCAGGGCTACTACAACTTCCTCACCTTCCTCTCCCCGTACTTCGAGGGGATGGACTATGGCGAGATGAAGCAGTTGATGCAGATGTTCGTCTACGAGATGACCCAGATGATGGTCGCCCGCGGCGGACAGCTCGTCTTCTCCTCGGTCCAGCTCTCGCCTGGCGTCCCGACCCTCTGGCGGGACAAGCCCTGCGTCTACAAGGGCAAGGTCTGGGACGGGCGGCAGGCGCCGCTCCGGACCTACGGCGAGTTCGAGCGCGAGGTCCGTCTCCTCTTCAAGGCGATGATGGAGGTGATGCTCGAGGGCGACTACTGGGGCAAACCCTTCTCCTTCCCCAAGCCCGAGATCTCCATCGAGCCCGACTTCATGGAAGAGGACGAGGAGTTCAACCGCACCCACCCCGACCTCCCGTCCTACCAGGACCTCTATCTCCTCACCTTTGAACTGGCCTCCAAGTTCGGGACGCCCTATTACGACAACCAGCTCCCGCCGTACCGCGGCGCAGGGAAGGGGATCTCGTGCTACCAGTGTTGCGCCTATCAATTCTCCTCCACCTTCGAGAAGGACGACCACTTTGAGGAGAAACTCTACTTCAAGGACGGGTCGCACTTCTCGATGGGTTCATGGGAGGTCGTCTCGGTCAACTGCCCGCGGGCCGCCTACAAGGCGGAGGGCGACGACGAACGGCTCTTCGCCGAACTCCGCGCCCTGATGGACGTGGCCGTCGAGGTCTTCAAGGTGAAGCGTCGGTGGATGGAGACGATCCGCACGAACGGCCGGATGCCGTTTGCGATGCAGCGGCCGAAAGATCCGCAGACCGGCGAGCGGGGTGCGGTGGCCGTCGACCTCGAGAGCCTGGTCTACACCATCGGGGTCGTGGGGGTGAACGAGATGGTCCAGTACCATACCGGCCACCAGCTCCACGAGTCGAAGGACGCCTTCAAGATGGCGGTGCGGGCGATGACCGAGATGGAACTCTATGCAAAGACGCTCTCTGAGAAGAACGGCATGACCATCGCCCTGGCGCGGACGCCGGCCGAGACGACCGGCCAGCGGTTTGCGGTCGCGGATATGCTCGACGACGAGTTCAGGGAGGCGGCGCTCGGCGTGATGCAGGGCGACCCCGAGGCGGCGGTCGCGGACTGCGGGACGACGCGGGACCTTCCGGTCTATTACACCAACGGCACCCATGTCTCGCCAGGGGCCGATGTCCCGCTCACCAAGCGGATGGAGGTGGAGCATGTCTTCTTCCCGATCGTCGACGGCGGCAACATCTTCCATATCTGGCTCGGCGAGGCGCGGCCAGACCCGAGAGGGCTGTACGATATGGCGATGAACCTCTGCAAGAAGACGCAGATCGGTTATTTCGCCTTCACTCGCGACCTGACGGTTTCCCTGAAACGGTTCAAGGAATACCGCGGTGACCCGAAGGTCAGGGGAAAGCTGGAGGCGTGA
- the cca gene encoding CCA tRNA nucleotidyltransferase, giving the protein MRTEVEEAVLAQIKPRPREQQEVLGVAEEIINAVNLSGRAEAMLVGSVARGTWVRGDRDLDIFMLYDPSLPREVLEEHGLGLARDVAKRFGTDWREKYAEHPYINATIHGMDVDLVPCYGVTSGAEIKSAVDRTPFHTRYIRERIAPYVEDVLLLKQFTKAGGVYGSDQMTEGFAGYLCELLVLHYGGFTSLVEAASRWRPGLFIDIEEHAAKSFDDPMVVIDPVDPRRNVAASVSVSQMFTFVELCRGYLTAPSNAFFFPPAMTPFTLEEFGVEAARRRTHLFAVAFETPPFIPDVVVPQLRRSLEGMRALLERSGFVVNRAEEAMGEERCLILFELFNEEVPAVVRHFGPPVWSRSNAEKFAGKWRKCERFAGPYIEDGRYIVEVERTYTHAADLLGSPEVLGVGLGKHVKKAMEKEWVVLEGQECWSPEFAGFLTSFLKKETALTKVLRAQGE; this is encoded by the coding sequence GTGAGGACTGAGGTCGAGGAGGCGGTGCTCGCCCAGATCAAGCCGCGCCCGCGTGAGCAACAGGAGGTGCTCGGAGTGGCCGAGGAGATCATCAACGCGGTGAACCTCTCAGGCCGGGCCGAGGCGATGCTGGTCGGGTCGGTGGCGCGGGGCACCTGGGTGCGGGGCGACCGCGACCTGGACATCTTCATGCTCTATGACCCGTCGCTCCCCCGCGAGGTCCTGGAGGAGCACGGACTCGGGCTTGCAAGGGACGTCGCCAAGCGGTTCGGGACCGACTGGCGCGAGAAGTACGCCGAGCACCCCTATATCAACGCCACGATCCATGGGATGGACGTCGACCTGGTCCCCTGTTATGGGGTGACGAGCGGGGCCGAGATCAAGAGCGCGGTCGACAGGACGCCGTTCCATACCAGGTATATCAGGGAGCGGATCGCCCCCTATGTCGAGGACGTGCTGCTCCTCAAACAGTTTACCAAGGCCGGCGGGGTGTATGGGTCTGACCAGATGACCGAGGGATTTGCCGGGTACCTCTGCGAACTCCTGGTCCTTCATTATGGGGGGTTCACGTCGCTGGTCGAGGCGGCGTCCCGCTGGCGCCCAGGGCTCTTCATCGATATCGAGGAGCATGCGGCCAAGTCGTTCGACGACCCGATGGTGGTCATCGATCCCGTGGACCCGAGGAGGAATGTGGCGGCGTCGGTCTCGGTCTCCCAGATGTTTACCTTTGTCGAGCTCTGCCGGGGCTACCTGACGGCGCCGTCCAATGCCTTTTTCTTCCCGCCGGCGATGACGCCCTTCACCCTGGAGGAGTTCGGGGTCGAGGCGGCCCGGCGCAGGACGCATCTTTTTGCGGTCGCGTTCGAGACGCCGCCGTTCATCCCCGACGTCGTGGTCCCGCAGCTCCGTCGGAGCCTGGAGGGGATGCGGGCCCTCCTTGAGCGGTCCGGGTTTGTGGTGAACCGTGCCGAGGAGGCGATGGGCGAGGAGCGATGTCTGATCCTCTTCGAACTCTTCAACGAGGAGGTGCCGGCGGTGGTGCGGCATTTCGGCCCGCCGGTCTGGAGCCGCTCGAATGCCGAGAAATTCGCGGGCAAGTGGCGGAAGTGTGAGCGGTTCGCCGGGCCGTACATCGAGGACGGCCGGTATATCGTCGAGGTGGAGCGCACGTACACCCATGCCGCCGACCTCCTGGGCTCGCCCGAGGTGCTCGGGGTGGGCCTGGGCAAGCATGTGAAGAAGGCGATGGAGAAGGAATGGGTGGTGCTGGAGGGCCAGGAGTGCTGGAGTCCTGAGTTCGCCGGGTTCCTTACGTCTTTCCTGAAGAAGGAGACGGCCCTGACAAAGGTGCTGCGGGCGCAGGGGGAGTAG
- the thpR gene encoding RNA 2',3'-cyclic phosphodiesterase, translated as MVAYHAGMVRAFVAIELTDEVKNGLRDAQERLGECRARLKMVDPALAHITLKFLGEVAPEQIEAVEEALRTVRGAPFTLTVGGVEGNNRRRPRVVWCTVSDGGETARLAAAVEKALEPLGFEREKRGFTPHITLARVREFDPSLLEAIEDLGGAEPGACEVRAVALKKSTLTRTGPVYETLMEVALGED; from the coding sequence ATGGTGGCATATCATGCTGGTATGGTCCGGGCCTTTGTCGCAATAGAACTCACAGATGAGGTGAAAAATGGGTTGCGAGACGCACAGGAGCGTCTTGGAGAATGCCGCGCACGGCTGAAGATGGTGGACCCGGCGCTGGCACATATCACCCTGAAGTTCCTGGGTGAAGTCGCACCCGAGCAGATCGAGGCGGTGGAGGAGGCGCTGCGCACGGTGCGCGGGGCGCCCTTCACGTTGACGGTCGGCGGGGTCGAGGGGAACAACCGGCGCCGACCGCGGGTCGTCTGGTGCACGGTCTCGGACGGCGGCGAGACGGCACGTCTGGCGGCGGCGGTGGAGAAGGCCCTTGAGCCGCTCGGGTTCGAGCGCGAGAAACGGGGGTTCACCCCACATATCACCCTGGCACGGGTGCGCGAGTTCGATCCTTCGCTCCTCGAGGCGATCGAGGATCTTGGCGGGGCCGAACCGGGAGCGTGCGAGGTGCGGGCGGTCGCCCTCAAGAAGAGCACCCTGACCAGGACCGGCCCGGTCTACGAGACCCTGATGGAGGTGGCTCTGGGTGAGGACTGA
- a CDS encoding glutamate synthase-related protein, with translation MALGSVPLKYKVTIDRDRCMECGRCIENCSYGTFRWEGDQITAVSRNCTACHRCIAMCPRDAISLEERPVDYRSHPVWTAEAREAIFNQARTGKIILAGMGNAQPLPSIFDRLLLDACQVTNPSIDPLREPMELRTYLGKKPRKLEFSRTEAGDVELETKLAPNLMLETPIMIGHMSYGAISLNAQLALARAVHKTETFMGTGEGGMHPDLYPYQDRLIVQVASGRFGVGIDYLERGAAVEIKIGQGAKPGIGGHLPGEKVCADVSCTRMIPLGSDAISPAPHHDIYSIEDLAQLVRSLKEATEWKKPVFVKIAAVHNAAAIAAGIARSGADAVVVDGFRGGTGAAPKVFRDHVGIPIEAAVSAVDAKLRDQGVRNEISVIASGGIRNAADVTKAIALGADAIYIGTAALVAMGCRVCGNCYRGLCPWGIATQRPDLVARLDPEKEAVHVANLIEAWTMEVSELMGAAGINAIESLRGNRDRLRGYMLDEGMLEVLDVMQAGA, from the coding sequence ATGGCCCTCGGGAGTGTCCCCTTGAAGTATAAGGTCACCATCGACCGCGACCGGTGCATGGAGTGTGGGCGGTGCATCGAGAACTGCTCCTATGGGACATTCAGATGGGAAGGCGACCAGATCACCGCGGTCTCCAGGAACTGCACGGCATGCCACCGGTGCATCGCCATGTGCCCCCGCGACGCGATCAGCCTGGAGGAGCGGCCGGTGGACTACCGTTCTCACCCGGTCTGGACCGCCGAGGCGCGTGAGGCGATCTTCAACCAGGCGCGGACCGGGAAGATCATCCTGGCCGGGATGGGCAATGCCCAGCCCCTCCCCTCGATCTTCGACCGTCTCCTCCTCGACGCCTGCCAGGTCACCAACCCCTCCATCGACCCGCTCAGGGAGCCGATGGAGTTGCGGACCTATCTCGGCAAGAAGCCGAGGAAGCTGGAGTTCTCGCGGACCGAGGCAGGGGACGTCGAACTGGAGACGAAGCTCGCCCCCAACCTCATGCTCGAGACCCCGATCATGATCGGGCACATGAGTTATGGGGCGATCTCGCTCAACGCCCAGCTCGCCCTGGCCAGGGCGGTGCATAAGACCGAGACCTTCATGGGGACCGGCGAGGGCGGGATGCACCCCGACCTCTACCCGTACCAGGACCGTCTCATCGTGCAGGTGGCCTCAGGAAGGTTCGGGGTCGGGATCGACTACCTCGAACGCGGGGCGGCGGTCGAGATCAAGATCGGGCAGGGCGCCAAGCCGGGAATCGGCGGCCATCTTCCCGGCGAGAAGGTCTGCGCCGACGTCTCGTGCACCAGGATGATCCCGCTCGGGAGCGACGCGATCAGTCCGGCGCCCCACCACGACATCTACTCCATCGAGGACCTGGCGCAGCTGGTGCGCAGTCTCAAGGAGGCGACCGAGTGGAAAAAACCGGTCTTCGTCAAGATCGCGGCGGTCCACAATGCCGCGGCGATCGCGGCCGGGATCGCGAGGTCGGGCGCCGACGCCGTCGTGGTCGACGGGTTCCGCGGCGGGACCGGAGCGGCGCCCAAGGTCTTTCGCGACCATGTGGGCATCCCGATCGAGGCGGCGGTCTCGGCGGTGGACGCCAAACTCCGGGACCAGGGGGTGAGAAACGAGATCTCGGTCATCGCAAGCGGCGGGATCAGGAACGCCGCCGACGTGACCAAGGCGATCGCCCTGGGGGCCGACGCGATCTATATCGGGACCGCGGCCCTGGTGGCGATGGGGTGCCGGGTCTGCGGCAACTGTTACCGCGGGCTCTGCCCGTGGGGGATCGCCACCCAGCGCCCCGACCTCGTCGCCCGCCTCGACCCTGAGAAGGAGGCGGTGCATGTCGCCAACCTCATCGAGGCATGGACCATGGAGGTCTCAGAACTGATGGGCGCCGCGGGGATCAACGCGATCGAGAGTCTGCGGGGCAACCGCGACCGGTTGCGCGGCTATATGCTCGACGAGGGGATGCTCGAAGTGCTGGACGTCATGCAGGCGGGGGCGTGA
- a CDS encoding glutaredoxin family protein, whose product MAERPQFTVYTLEFCPNCDLLKAYLTEKGYPYEEEDMSSAEALTEMRVNGVFVNEAPVLRLGDDFYTSSDLFEDGHVRGELVDGLASGE is encoded by the coding sequence ATGGCTGAACGTCCACAATTTACTGTTTATACCCTTGAATTCTGTCCGAACTGCGACCTCCTCAAGGCATACCTGACCGAGAAAGGGTATCCCTATGAGGAAGAGGACATGTCATCTGCCGAAGCCCTCACCGAGATGCGGGTGAACGGCGTCTTTGTCAACGAAGCCCCGGTGCTCAGACTCGGGGACGACTTTTACACCTCCTCAGACCTCTTCGAGGACGGACATGTACGCGGCGAGCTCGTCGACGGTCTTGCCTCGGGTGAGTGA